Proteins from one Oncorhynchus masou masou isolate Uvic2021 chromosome 12, UVic_Omas_1.1, whole genome shotgun sequence genomic window:
- the LOC135550746 gene encoding BTB/POZ domain-containing protein KCTD7 gives MQHYGSDEASNGERPPLSFNNSSPLPVAPSRVRRFAQERRALPQPRVMVVFSAANEIDKPGDAMSSSDSAEDDFRKPATPAPNLNLGKSLRTTFNESPSPEFPEVISLNVGGTYFTTRLSTLRRYEDTMLAAMFSGRHHIPRDAEGRFFIDRDGAYFGDILNFLREGELPQRDRVRSVHREAQYYAIGPLLDSLEDTQPLTGEKVRQAFLDLLPYYKDNLERIVEIAKLRAMQRKARFAKLKICVYKEEMPITPYERPLFNSLRFERTESEAKLFEHHCEVDVSFGPWEAVADVYDLLHCIVSDLAERGITADQQCIGVCDKHLINHYYCKRPIYEFKITWW, from the exons atgcagcaTTATGGATCCGACGAGGCTTCTAACGGAGAACGACCGCCGCTCTCTTTCAACAACTCCAGCCCGTTACCCGTGGCTCCTTCACGGGTAAGGAGGTTCGCTCAGGAGAGGCGAGCGCTCCCTCAGCCGAGAGTGATGGTGGTATTCTCGGCCGCAAATGAGATTGATAAACCAGGCGATGCAATGTCGAGTTCGGACTCCGCGGAGGATGATTTCCGAAAGCCAGCCACCCCCGCACCGAACCTAAATCTAGGCAAGTCTCTTCGTACCACCTTTAACGAATCTCCATCTCCAGAG TTTCCTGAGGTTATTTCTCTCAACGTGGGTGGGACCTACTTCACCACCCGCCTGTCCACTTTACGGCGCTATGAGGACACCATGCTCGCCGCCATGTTTAGTGGACGCCATCACATCCCACGTGATGCTGAAGGTCGCTTCTTCATTGACCGGGATGGGGCATATTTCGG GGACATCCTGAACTTCCTGCGCGAGGGTGAACTACCTCAGAGGGATCGTGTGAGGTCGGTACACAGGGAGGCCCAGTACTATGCTATTGGTCCCCTGTTGGACAGCCTGGAGGACACTCAGCCACTCACAGGAGAGAAAGTCCGCCAGGCCTTCCTCGACCTCCTGCCCTACTACAAGG ATAATCTGGAGCGCATCGTGGAGATTGCCAAACTGCGGGCCATGCAGAGGAAGGCTCGCTTCGCCAAGCTGAAGATTTGCGTGTACAAGGAGGAGATGCCCATCACGCCGTACGAGCGGCCGCTCTTCAATTCGTTGCGCTTTGAGCGCACGGAGAGTGAGGCCAAGCTGTTCGAGCACCACTGTGAGGTGGACGTGTCGTTCGGACCCTGGGAGGCGGTGGCGGACGTTTACGACCTGCTCCACTGCATCGTCAGTGACCTGGCGGAGCGTGGCATCACCGCCGACCAGCAATGCATCGGTGTCTGTGACAAACATCTCATCAACCACTACTATTGCAAGAGGCCCATCTACGAGTTCAAGATCACATGGTGGTAA